A region from the Salifodinibacter halophilus genome encodes:
- a CDS encoding 5,10-methylenetetrahydrofolate reductase — protein sequence MSDRTRTTMGRALASPDFEIMPIKGGLEAARHMPAGAFTAVTCSPAQGVDGTVEFAASIQAMGLTAAVHLAARRITDHAHLERLLSRMREAGIRHAFVVAGDRTDTPGAFTSGLELVQTLRQTGAELDSIGVPCYPEGHSFIDDATLADALQAKAKYADYMVSQLCFNPQAILDWLTYTREHNNVNLPLYIGAPGVMARTKLLNIGLRIGIGDSIRFLRKNSGFISGFLTGSKYKPDHLINELATKIDDPALNIAGLHINTFNQIEATEDWRNDQLGKWQTADKATTATEPG from the coding sequence ATGAGTGACCGAACACGAACAACCATGGGCCGAGCACTGGCCTCCCCCGATTTCGAAATCATGCCGATCAAGGGAGGCTTAGAAGCCGCGCGCCATATGCCGGCCGGGGCGTTTACAGCCGTAACCTGCTCACCGGCACAAGGCGTAGACGGTACCGTCGAATTCGCCGCCTCTATTCAGGCAATGGGATTGACCGCTGCGGTGCATCTGGCAGCCAGACGTATCACCGACCACGCGCATCTCGAACGGCTCCTATCGCGCATGCGTGAGGCCGGCATCCGGCACGCATTCGTGGTCGCCGGCGACCGCACCGACACCCCGGGCGCATTCACCAGCGGGCTCGAACTGGTCCAGACGCTCAGACAAACCGGCGCCGAGCTGGATAGCATCGGCGTGCCCTGTTATCCCGAGGGCCACAGCTTTATCGACGACGCCACGCTGGCGGATGCGCTGCAAGCCAAGGCCAAATACGCCGATTACATGGTTAGCCAACTCTGCTTCAACCCGCAAGCGATCCTCGATTGGCTCACCTACACGCGCGAGCACAATAACGTGAACCTGCCGCTTTATATTGGCGCGCCAGGCGTGATGGCGCGTACCAAGTTGTTGAATATCGGGCTACGAATCGGGATCGGCGACTCCATTCGGTTTTTGCGCAAAAATAGCGGCTTCATCAGCGGCTTTCTAACCGGCTCGAAGTACAAACCCGACCATTTGATTAATGAGTTGGCTACGAAAATTGATGACCCGGCGCTGAATATCGCGGGTTTGCATATCAACACCTTCAATCAAATAGAAGCGACCGAAGATTGGCGTAACGATCAGCTCGGTAAGTGGCAAACCGCCGACAAGGCGACTACCGCGACAGAACCCGGATAA
- a CDS encoding aminomethyl transferase family protein translates to MSSSDNVNYDNDIDQSGRHVPANLRQTGDPGIQMLMSTRVRKSPFWHLSVQAGCWRATVYNRMYHPRGYVKPQDGGAMVEYRSLINDVTLWNVAVERPIRVKGPDAEAFSNYVCTRDCTRVKPMHGRYVVLCDEDGNVLNDPVMLRVAQDEFWFTLSDSDLAYWFKGINLGMNFDISIDEIDVSPLQIQGPKSEALLVDLVGDDVRDIPYYGLMATQIDGADVLISQTGFTGEKGYEVYTYDSSINAETVWNAILRTGEKHNLRVIAPAHHRRIAAGILSYGQDMDAETNPFQCNLGHMVPRKKTADYIGKDALEATREQVQAGNPPFKYQLVGLKLGGKPIEDYNSDFWLVAKDAESGPCGYITSPWYSPELETNIAMAYVPVDQTELGTELVAWLPEIYQSSPGHPVKAEVAEMPFRESVNKSSREQAKAQGRDYAY, encoded by the coding sequence ATGTCTTCATCGGACAACGTCAACTACGATAACGATATCGACCAGAGCGGGCGCCATGTGCCAGCCAATCTGCGTCAAACCGGCGATCCGGGCATTCAGATGCTGATGTCGACCCGTGTGCGCAAATCACCGTTCTGGCATTTATCAGTCCAAGCCGGCTGCTGGCGGGCAACCGTCTACAACCGGATGTACCACCCGCGCGGCTACGTTAAACCTCAAGACGGCGGCGCGATGGTGGAATATCGCTCGCTAATCAATGACGTCACACTCTGGAACGTCGCTGTCGAGCGCCCAATCCGCGTCAAAGGCCCGGACGCCGAAGCCTTTTCCAACTACGTCTGCACCCGTGACTGCACCCGCGTTAAACCGATGCACGGGCGTTACGTCGTACTCTGCGACGAAGACGGCAACGTGCTAAACGACCCAGTCATGCTGCGTGTCGCCCAGGACGAGTTCTGGTTCACCCTCAGTGATTCGGACCTTGCCTACTGGTTCAAGGGCATCAATCTCGGCATGAATTTCGACATCTCAATCGACGAGATCGACGTCTCTCCGCTGCAGATCCAGGGCCCGAAATCGGAAGCACTGCTGGTAGATCTGGTCGGCGACGACGTGCGCGACATCCCCTACTATGGCCTGATGGCGACACAGATCGACGGTGCGGACGTGCTGATCTCGCAAACCGGTTTCACGGGCGAAAAAGGCTACGAAGTCTACACTTACGACTCGTCGATCAACGCCGAGACGGTGTGGAATGCCATCCTCCGAACTGGCGAGAAGCACAATCTGCGGGTCATCGCACCGGCGCACCACCGCCGGATCGCGGCCGGCATCCTGTCCTACGGTCAGGACATGGACGCCGAGACCAACCCGTTCCAGTGCAACCTCGGTCACATGGTGCCGCGCAAGAAAACGGCCGACTACATCGGCAAGGACGCGCTCGAGGCCACACGCGAGCAGGTTCAAGCCGGTAACCCGCCGTTCAAATACCAGCTCGTCGGCTTGAAGCTCGGCGGCAAGCCCATCGAGGACTATAACTCGGACTTCTGGCTCGTCGCCAAAGATGCGGAAAGCGGGCCGTGCGGCTATATCACATCACCGTGGTATTCGCCGGAACTGGAAACCAATATCGCCATGGCCTACGTGCCGGTCGATCAGACCGAACTCGGCACTGAGTTGGTGGCTTGGTTGCCGGAGATCTATCAATCCTCCCCGGGCCATCCGGTCAAAGCCGAAGTAGCTGAAATGCCCTTCCGCGAGTCAGTCAACAAGAGCTCGCGCGAACAGGCTAAGGCTCAAGGCCGCGACTACGCCTACTAA